From a single Lewinella sp. LCG006 genomic region:
- a CDS encoding glycosyltransferase family 4 protein produces MRIAVNTRLLLTGRLEGIGRFTHEVARRLVERHPQHEFLFLFDRPYGDEFVYADNVKPIVLPPPARRGWLWYLWFEWTIPAALKWYKADAFLSMDGYCSLRSKVPTVMVSHDIAHVHYPDQVPAWALRYYDKYVPRYLSRAEKVVTVSEFCRQDIHQHYQIPLEKIAVACNAPSPTFQPLLASEKEKVKETYAEGEDYFFYLGALHPRKNIVRLLEAFALFKQQTSSPLKLLIAGRFAWQTSEIKAAYENSPVKKDIQFLGYVSDEELPRLVASALALTYISLFEGFGVPLLEAMQAQVPVLTSSVSSLPEVAGDAALLVDPTDVSAMAEGMKRLYESEDLRNTLIEKGQQRVQLYSWDRAVVVIESALRLR; encoded by the coding sequence ATGCGTATTGCTGTAAATACTCGCTTGCTATTGACTGGTCGCCTGGAGGGCATTGGGCGTTTCACGCATGAAGTCGCCCGACGCCTCGTTGAGCGGCATCCGCAACATGAATTTCTCTTCCTTTTTGATCGCCCGTACGGTGATGAATTCGTCTATGCAGATAATGTGAAGCCGATTGTGTTACCTCCGCCTGCCCGGCGAGGGTGGCTGTGGTACCTGTGGTTTGAATGGACCATTCCCGCGGCACTGAAATGGTATAAGGCAGACGCTTTTTTGAGTATGGATGGTTATTGTTCACTGCGCAGTAAGGTGCCGACAGTAATGGTAAGCCACGATATTGCGCATGTTCATTACCCGGATCAGGTTCCTGCTTGGGCCCTTCGTTATTACGACAAATATGTTCCTCGTTATTTAAGCCGTGCTGAAAAAGTAGTGACCGTTTCTGAGTTTTGCCGCCAGGATATTCATCAACATTACCAAATACCGCTGGAAAAAATAGCTGTTGCCTGCAATGCACCCTCTCCAACTTTTCAGCCACTGCTGGCCTCGGAAAAGGAAAAGGTAAAAGAGACATACGCAGAGGGAGAAGATTATTTTTTTTACCTGGGTGCGCTCCATCCTAGAAAAAATATAGTACGGCTATTGGAAGCCTTCGCTTTGTTTAAACAACAAACATCGTCACCACTAAAATTACTTATTGCAGGCCGGTTCGCTTGGCAAACGAGTGAGATTAAAGCTGCCTACGAAAACTCTCCGGTAAAAAAAGATATTCAGTTTCTGGGCTACGTCAGCGATGAAGAACTCCCACGCCTGGTGGCCAGCGCGCTCGCCCTCACTTACATTTCCCTCTTCGAAGGTTTTGGCGTACCACTATTAGAGGCGATGCAAGCCCAGGTGCCGGTGCTGACTTCATCGGTTTCTTCCCTGCCAGAGGTTGCCGGAGATGCTGCCCTGTTGGTGGATCCCACTGATGTTTCTGCCATGGCAGAGGGGATGAAGCGTTTGTACGAAAGCGAAGATTTGCGCAATACTTTGATTGAAAAAGGCCAGCAGAGGGTGCAATTGTATAGCTGGGACAGGGCGGTGGTGGTGATAGAATCCGCGCTTCGCTTGCGTTAG